One segment of Vibrio mimicus DNA contains the following:
- a CDS encoding type IV pilin protein yields the protein MIRKIFCKPRMGQQQGMTLIELMIAVVVVGILAAISYPSYTKYVVESYRTMAKADMAKIQLALEHNYNNGYSWGQIISGSSCLICDTPSDRYTFSIASAAAPTYTIIATASTSKGQSKDACLEADKKMKLDSTNKAEPTACWK from the coding sequence ATGATTCGAAAAATTTTCTGCAAGCCAAGAATGGGTCAGCAACAAGGTATGACATTGATCGAATTAATGATCGCAGTGGTCGTTGTCGGGATCCTAGCTGCAATCAGCTATCCAAGCTACACAAAATACGTAGTCGAGTCTTATCGGACCATGGCAAAGGCTGATATGGCTAAAATTCAGTTAGCATTGGAACATAACTACAACAATGGTTATAGCTGGGGACAAATTATTTCCGGCAGCAGCTGCTTGATTTGTGATACCCCAAGTGATCGCTATACATTTTCTATCGCCAGTGCAGCGGCTCCTACTTATACGATTATAGCAACAGCAAGCACTTCTAAAGGGCAGAGTAAAGATGCTTGCTTAGAGGCTGATAAGAAAATGAAGCTTGATTCAACGAACAAAGCTGAGCCAACAGCTTGCTGGAAGTAA
- the dnaJ gene encoding molecular chaperone DnaJ, giving the protein MSKRDFYEVLGVGRDASERDIKKAYKRLAMKYHPDRNSGDAGAAEKFKEVKEAYEILTDAQKKAAYDQYGHAAFEQGAGGFGGGGFGGGGADFGDIFGDVFGDIFGGGRRGGGPRAQRGSDLRYNMELSLEEAVRGCSKEIEVPTLVHCDTCDGSGAKKGTSAQTCGTCHGHGQVQMRQGFFAVQQTCPTCHGKGKIIKDPCNVCHGQGRKQKTKTLNVKIPAGVDTGDRIRLAGEGEAGEMGAPAGDLYVQVHVKEHHIFERDGNNLYCEVPVSFAMAALGGEVEVPTLDGRVSLKVPAETQTGRMFRMRGKGVKGVRSAALGDLIVKLVVETPVNLSARQKELLKEFEESCGGEAATKHKPKAEGFFNGVKKFFDDLTS; this is encoded by the coding sequence ATGTCAAAACGTGATTTTTACGAAGTATTAGGCGTAGGCCGTGACGCCTCCGAGCGTGATATTAAAAAGGCATACAAACGCCTTGCGATGAAATACCACCCGGACCGCAACTCGGGAGATGCTGGTGCGGCGGAAAAGTTTAAAGAAGTCAAAGAAGCGTATGAAATTCTGACCGATGCGCAGAAGAAAGCGGCTTATGACCAATATGGCCATGCCGCGTTTGAACAAGGCGCGGGTGGTTTTGGTGGCGGCGGCTTCGGCGGTGGCGGTGCTGACTTTGGCGATATTTTTGGTGACGTGTTTGGTGACATCTTTGGTGGTGGTCGCCGTGGCGGCGGTCCAAGAGCACAACGTGGCTCAGACCTACGCTACAACATGGAACTGAGCCTTGAAGAAGCGGTTCGTGGTTGCTCGAAAGAGATTGAAGTACCGACATTAGTACACTGTGATACGTGTGATGGCTCAGGTGCGAAAAAAGGTACTTCAGCACAAACCTGTGGAACCTGTCATGGTCATGGCCAAGTCCAGATGCGTCAGGGCTTCTTTGCGGTGCAGCAAACCTGTCCAACCTGTCATGGCAAAGGCAAGATCATCAAAGATCCTTGTAACGTCTGTCATGGTCAAGGTCGTAAGCAAAAGACCAAAACACTCAATGTGAAAATCCCAGCGGGTGTGGATACGGGTGATCGCATCCGTCTTGCCGGTGAAGGTGAAGCCGGAGAAATGGGCGCACCAGCAGGGGATTTGTACGTACAAGTACATGTCAAAGAGCACCACATTTTCGAGCGTGATGGCAATAACTTGTATTGTGAAGTGCCAGTGAGCTTCGCGATGGCGGCTCTGGGCGGCGAAGTGGAGGTGCCGACACTTGATGGTCGCGTGAGCTTGAAAGTGCCTGCGGAAACCCAAACTGGCCGCATGTTCCGCATGCGCGGTAAAGGTGTGAAAGGCGTTCGCTCTGCAGCATTAGGCGATCTAATTGTCAAACTTGTGGTCGAAACCCCAGTCAATTTGAGTGCTCGTCAGAAAGAGCTGCTGAAAGAGTTTGAAGAGTCTTGTGGCGGCGAAGCGGCGACGAAACACAAGCCGAAAGCCGAAGGCTTCTTTAATGGTGTGAAGAAGTTTTTTGATGACTTAACGAGCTAA
- a CDS encoding pilus assembly FimT family protein → MHRGFTLLELLITVAVLGILLAVATPSFKNVIETNKMQRLANELHGFFIQAKSTAVLRRERLWAHVIMSGSSSSDGDWRIELTDNQTVNQGTIFFSFSGVPFKGIAVSPSYSSKKISFDGIHGRPKSGNILFYPVGRSSNALKLISHNMSARVRVCSDNRNEESFGYSICAEN, encoded by the coding sequence ATGCATCGCGGCTTTACTTTACTGGAGCTTTTGATCACTGTTGCTGTATTGGGCATTTTGCTGGCGGTGGCGACTCCTTCTTTCAAAAATGTAATTGAAACCAATAAAATGCAGCGTTTAGCGAATGAGCTGCATGGTTTTTTTATTCAAGCTAAATCAACTGCGGTATTGCGCAGAGAAAGGCTTTGGGCACATGTAATCATGTCGGGCTCTTCATCTAGTGATGGAGATTGGCGCATTGAGCTAACGGATAATCAGACGGTAAATCAAGGTACTATTTTCTTCTCTTTTTCAGGAGTCCCTTTTAAAGGAATAGCCGTTAGCCCTAGTTATTCATCAAAAAAAATTAGTTTTGATGGTATTCATGGTCGGCCGAAATCGGGCAATATTCTTTTTTACCCTGTAGGTCGTTCCTCTAACGCGTTAAAACTAATCTCGCATAATATGTCTGCACGTGTCCGAGTATGCAGTGATAATAGAAATGAAGAGTCCTTCGGCTATTCAATTTGTGCTGAGAATTAA